The Legionella spiritensis DNA segment TGTTGCAGGAGATAATTGGATAACTGGCTTCGGCAGGTGCGTTCCGGATGAGAAAAGGGTCCAATGGCTTCTATCAGAGCCAGGGAATGAAATCGTTCAGGCGCAACACCTGCGGCCAGACTGGCCAGGCAGGCGCCCATGGAATGGCCAAGTAAATGAGTTTTTTTCAATTGCAGGGCATTAAGAATGTTAATCAGAATGAAAATACCGTCAATAAAATGATAATTACAACCTGCCGGCAGATGAGACGAGTATCCATGGCCCGGTAAATCCACGGCAATGACGTAAAAATCCTGTTCCAGGCAAGGTGCCAGCAGTTCAAAGGAATTCGCGTTATCGAGCCAGCCATGTAAAGCAAGGATTGCGGGGTTTTGTTTGTGTCCCCAGATTTTATACCCAATAGTAAAACCGGGTATGGAAAGCATGAGTGTTTTGGCATTCATAGGTTTGGTACAGGTTATTGTTTTATTAATAATAGCTTAACACACTAAGGATATGAACAGGCGGGAAGACAGGATGTTGACGAGATACTAGCCTGGACAATGCTGATAAGCTGCGATGATGGATACAAAGAATACAAAATGAA contains these protein-coding regions:
- a CDS encoding alpha/beta fold hydrolase codes for the protein MNAKTLMLSIPGFTIGYKIWGHKQNPAILALHGWLDNANSFELLAPCLEQDFYVIAVDLPGHGYSSHLPAGCNYHFIDGIFILINILNALQLKKTHLLGHSMGACLASLAAGVAPERFHSLALIEAIGPFSHPERTCRSQLSNYLLQQLNEITKQEKHYASREDAAKARAKTGYLSLEHARILCERGVRKEGDVYYWQHDRRLLTPNPLRLTETQIISCLENIDVKTCLLLAEQGFNFDEEDMQRRINAVRDIEVVQYRGGHHLHMEQPDTVGQYLVDFFRNA